A window of Saccharomyces eubayanus strain FM1318 chromosome XII, whole genome shotgun sequence contains these coding sequences:
- the SNF7 gene encoding ESCRT-III subunit protein SNF7, whose translation MWSYFFGGASGSAKNKELPKKAIVELREHINLLSKKQSHLHTQITNQENEARIFLTKGNKVMAKNSLKKKKIYEQNLSKLEGTMESLEQQLFSIESANLNLETMRAMQQGAKAMKSIHNGLDIDKVDETMDEIREQVELGDEISDAISRPLNTGANEVDEDELDEELDMLAQENANQETSKIVNNNVNAAPAAENKVSLPNVPSNKIKQSEASLKEGQEEDEEEDEDERALRELQAEMGL comes from the coding sequence ATGTGGtcgtatttttttggtggaGCATCCGGTAGTGCGAAGAACAAAGAGTTGCCTAAAAAGGCTATAGTGGAACTGAGGGAGCATATCAAccttctttccaaaaagcAATCACATCTGCATACCCAAATCACAAACCAAGAGAATGAGGCTAGGATCTTTTTGACGAAGGGCAATAAGGTAATGGCCAAGAACtcgctgaagaagaagaagatataCGAGCAAAACTTAAGCAAGTTGGAAGGAACGATGGAATCTCTGGAACAGCAGCTATTCTCCATAGAGAGCGCCAACTTAAACCTGGAGACGATGAGGGCCATGCAACAGGGTGCTAAGGCAATGAAATCCATTCACAATGGTCTAGATATAGATAAAGTTGATGAAACGATGGATGAGATAAGGGAGCAGGTAGAATTAGGAGACGAAATAAGCGATGCTATATCTAGACCATTAAACACTGGGGCAAACGAGGTGGATGAAGACGAATTGGATGAAGAATTAGACATGCTGGCTCAAGAAAACGCCAACCAAGAAACGTCCAAGATTGTCAATAATAACGTCAATGCGGCACCGGCAGCAGAGAATAAGGTCTCGTTGCCCAATGTTCCAAGCAATAAAATTAAACAGAGTGAAGCCTCCCTAAAGGAAGGCCAAGAAGAGGACGAGGAAGAGGACGAGGACGAAAGGGCACTAAGGGAGTTGCAGGCAGAAATGGGGCTTTGA
- the SED5 gene encoding t-SNARE syntaxin, whose translation MNIKDRTSEFQQSVLSYKKRNKNFKQQQRERVQEQENGNSADSTTKNGKPVSEFQKKASGIAHEISSTAQLLSKLAVLAKRKPMFNDNPIEIAELSFLIKRKIYAIEQSLVQLSQLKKNDANGNASNQSSNQPNAVQHSKNVVNLLNTQMKNISGNFKDVLEERQRLEMANKDRWQKLSTDTEHAQTEDHTQSNNAVDMTTYNNSNPFMTSLLDESAEKNKNSSNQGELSFPQNDSQLMLMEEGQLSNNVYLQERNRAVETIESTIQEVGNLFQQLASMVQEQGEVIQRIDANVDDIDLNISGAQRELMKYFDKIKSNRWLAAKVFFVIFVFFLFWVLVN comes from the coding sequence ATGAATATAAAAGATAGAACTTCagaatttcaacaaagCGTGTTGAgttacaagaaaagaaacaaaaacttTAAACAGCAGCAAAGAGAGCGtgttcaagaacaagaaaatggaaactCTGCTGACAGCACAACCAAGAATGGGAAACCCGTGTCagagtttcaaaaaaaagcctCTGGCATAGCCCATGAAATTTCATCTACCGCCCAATTACTATCTAAATTAGCCGTCCTGGCCAAGAGGAAACCAATGTTCAATGATAACCCCATCGAGATTGCAGAGCTGTCGTTCTTAATAAAGAGGAAGATCTACGCCATTGAACAGAGCCTAGTACAGTTGAGTCAGCTCAAGAAGAACGACGCGAATGGCAACGCATCAAATCAATCTTCTAACCAACCAAACGCCGTACAGCACTCCAAAAACGTCGTGAACCTTCTAAACAcgcaaatgaaaaatatatcGGGGAATTTCAAAGACGTATTGGAGGAAAGACAACGATTGGAAATGGCAAACAAAGACAGATGGCAAAAGCTCTCCACCGACACGGAACACGCCCAAACAGAAGATCATACACAGAGCAACAATGCAGTGGATATGACCACCTACAACAACTCCAACCCGTTCATGACTTCGTTACTCGATGAATCCGCAGAGAAGAATAAAAACTCATCCAACCAAGGTGAACTATCTTTCCCTCAAAACGATTCTCAGTTAATGCTAATGGAGGAGGGCCAACTATCCAACAACGTCTACTTACAAGAGAGAAACAGAGCTGTGGAGACAATAGAATCTACCATCCAAGAAGTGGGGAACCTTTTCCAGCAACTGGCCTCCATGGTCCAAGAACAGGGTGAGGTCATCCAGAGAATCGATGCTAACGTAGACGACATTGACTTGAACATCAGCGGTGCTCAAAGAGAACTGATGAAGTACTTCGACAAGATAAAAAGTAATAGATGGTTAGCCGCGaaggttttctttgtcatcTTTGTATTCTTCCTGTTTTGGGTCCTAGTCAATTAG
- the AAT2 gene encoding aspartate transaminase AAT2: MSQCGRRRLPCSWLAHMYILRICMFKELLLRNTNKPRTQESNNAMSASLFNNIELLPPDALFGIKQRYGQDQRTTKVDLGIGAYRDNNGKPWVLPSVKAAEKLIHSDESYNHEYLGITGLPSLTSNAAKIIFGTQSAALQEDRVISVQSLSGTGALHIAAKFFSKFYPDKLVYLSKPTWANHTAIFENQGLKTTTYPYWANETKSLDLDGFLRAIQSAPEGSVFVLHSCAHNPTGLDPTNDQWAQIVDAIAAKNHVALFDTAYQGFATGDLDKDAYAVRLGVEKLSTVSPVFVCQSFAKNAGMYGERVGCFHLALTKQAQNKTIKPAVTSQLAKIIRSEVSNPPAYGAKIVAKLLETPELTEQWHKDMVTMSSRITTMRHALRDHLVKLATPGNWDHIVHQCGMFSFTGLTPHMVKRLEETHAVYLVASGRASIAGLNQGNVEYVAKAIDEVVRFYATEAKL; the protein is encoded by the coding sequence ATGAGTCAGTGTGGTCGGCGCCGTTTACCCTGTTCTTGGTTGGCACACATGTATATATTACGCATATGTATGTTTAAAGAGCTCTTGCTAAGAAACACAAATAAGCCAAGAACGCAAGAAAGTAATAACGCAATGTCCGCCTCCCTATTCAACAACATCGAACTGCTCCCCCCTGACGCCCTTTTTGGCATCAAGCAAAGATACGGTCAAGACCAACGCACCACCAAGGTCGACCTGGGTATCGGAGCCTACAGAGACAATAACGGTAAGCCATGGGTCCTGCCAAGTGTCAAAGCCGCGGAAAAGCTTATCCATAGCGACGAATCCTACAACCACGAGTACCTCGGGATCACTGGGCTGCCCTCTTTGACGTCCAACGCCGCCAAGATCATCTTCGGTACGCAATCCGCCGCCTTGCAGGAGGACAGAGTGATTTCGGTGCAGTCGCTGTCCGGTACTGGAGCCCTTCATATAGCCGCCAAGTTCTTCTCCAAGTTCTATCCAGACAAACTGGTCTACCTGTCCAAGCCCACCTGGGCAAACCACACGGccatctttgaaaaccaaGGTTTGAAAACCACCACCTACCCCTACTGGGCCAATGAGACCAAGTCCTTGGATTTAGACGGCTTCCTGCGCGCCATCCAAAGCGCCCCAGAGGGTTCCGTCTTTGTTCTTCACTCTTGTGCCCACAACCCTACCGGTCTGGACCCAACTAACGACCAATGGGCCCAGATTGTCGACGCCATTGCCGCCAAGAACCACGTTGCCCTATTCGACACCGCGTACCAGGGTTTCGCTACAGGTGACTTGGACAAAGACGCCTACGCCGTGCGTCTGGGTGTGGAGAAATTATCCACAGTCTCTCCCGTCTTTGTCTGCCAGTCGTTTGCCAAGAACGCTGGTATGTACGGTGAACGTGTAGGTTGTTTCCATCTAGCGCTCACAAAGCAAGCCCAAAACAAGACCATCAAGCCCGCTGTCACCTCCCAATTGGCCAAGATCATACGTAGTGAAGTGTCCAATCCACCCGCCTACGGTGCCAAGATCGTCGCTAAGCTGTTGGAAACACCGGAATTGACCGAGCAATGGCACAAGGATATGGTCACCATGTCATCCAGAATCACCACAATGAGACATGCTCTAAGAGACCACTTGGTTAAGCTGGCCACCCCGGGCAATTGGGACCATATAGTCCACCAGTGTGGGATGTTCTCCTTCACCGGGTTGACTCCTCATATGGTCAAGAGACTAGAAGAAACCCACGCCGTTTACTTGGTCGCCTCGGGCAGAGCCTCCATTGCCGGGTTGAACCAAGGTAACGTGGAATACGTAGCCAAGGCCATTGACGAAGTGGTGCGCTTCTACGCTACTGAAGCTAAATTGTAA
- the ADE16 gene encoding bifunctional phosphoribosylaminoimidazolecarboxamide formyltransferase/IMP cyclohydrolase ADE16: MGKYTKTAILSVYDKTGLLDLAKGLVENNVHILASGGTANMVREAGFPVDDVSSITHAPEMLGGRVKTLHPAVHAGILARNLESDEKDLKDQHIDKVDFVVCNLYPFKETVAKIGVTVQEAVEEIDIGGVTLLRAAAKNHSRVTILSDPNDYSSFLQDLTKNGEISQDLRNRFALKAFEHTADYDAAISDFFRKQYFEGKAQLPLRYGCNPHQRPAQAYITQQEELPFKVLCGTPGYINLLDALNSWPLVKELSASLNLPAAASFKHVSPAGAAVGIPLSDVERQVYFVNDVDDLSPLACAYARARGADRMSSFGDFIALSNIVDVATAKIISKEVSDGVIAPGYEPEALKILSKKKNGKYCILQIDPNFVPGQLESRDVYGVTLQQKRNDAIINQSTFKEIVSKNKGLTEQAVIDLTVATLVLKYTQSNSVCYAKNGMVVGLGAGQQSRIHCTRLAGDKTDNWWLRQHPKVLNMKWAKGIKRADKSNAIDLFVTGQRIEGPEKTDYESKFEEIPEPFTKEERLEWLGKLTNVSLSSDAFFPFPDNVYRAVQSGVKFIAAPSGSVMDKVVFQAADSFDVVYVENPIRLFHH; this comes from the coding sequence ATGGGTAAGTATACCAAGACCGCGATTCTGTCAGTTTATGATAAGACAGGTTTATTAGACTTAGCTAAGGGATTAGTGGAGAACAATGTTCATATCCTAGCATCTGGGGGGACAGCCAACATGGTCAGGGAGGCCGGTTTCCCTGTGGACGATGTTTCTTCAATCACACATGCGCCTGAAATGCTAGGGGGCAGGGTGAAAACTTTGCATCCTGCAGTACATGCGGGGATCCTTGCCAGAAATCTAGAGAGTGATGAGAAAGACTTGAAGGATCAACACATCGACAAGGTGGATTTTGTCGTCTGCAATTTGTATCCCTTCAAAGAAACTGTGGCTAAGATCGGTGTTACGGTACAAGAAGCCgtggaagaaattgacATTGGTGGAGTAACTTTATTGAGAGCTGCTGCGAAGAATCATTCCAGAGTCACTATTTTGTCAGATCCGAACGATTACTCTAGCTTCTTACAAGATTTGACCAAAAATGGTGAAATATCTCAAGATCTAAGAAATAGGTTCGCTTTAAAGGCATTCGAACACACAGCCGACTATGATGCAGCAatttctgattttttcaggAAACAGTACTTTGAGGGAAAAGCTCAATTACCACTAAGATACGGTTGTAATCCTCATCAAAGACCTGCACAAGCTTACATCACCCAACAGGAAGAGTTGCCTTTCAAAGTTCTTTGCGGTACGCCAGGGTATATAAACCTTTTGGATGCCTTGAACTCGTGGCCCTTGGTGAAAGAGTTATCGGCGTCATTAAACCTACCAGCCGCAGCATCGTTCAAGCATGTCTCTCCTGCTGGTGCTGCAGTGGGTATTCCATTGTCTGATGTTGAAAGGCAAGTTTATTTTGTAAACGATGTGGACGATCTATCACCATTGGCATGCGCATACGCTAGAGCTCGCGGTGCGGACAGGATGTCATCATTTGGCGATTTCATTGCCCTATCTAACATCGTGGACGTCGCGACGGCAAAGATCATCTCCAAGGAGGTTTCCGATGGTGTGATTGCCCCCGGATATGAACCGGAAGCATTGAAGATATTAtctaagaagaagaacggGAAATACTGTATCCTACAAATCGACCCGAACTTTGTTCCTGGGCAATTGGAATCCAGAGACGTTTATGGTGTAACACTAcaacaaaagaggaacGATGCGATTATAAACCAGTCCACTTTCAAGGAGATCGTGTCCAAAAATAAGGGACTAACTGAGCAGGCCGTAATCGATTTAACCGTTGCCACGTTAGTTTTGAAGTACACGCAGTCGAATTCCGTTTGCTATGCCAAGAACGGTATGGTTGTTGGGCTGGGAGCTGGCCAACAATCGCGCATACACTGCACTAGATTGGCCGGGGACAAGACGGACAACTGGTGGCTAAGACAACACCCAAAGGTGCTGAACATGAAGTGGGCCAAGGGAATCAAGAGGGCTGACAAGTCCAACGCGATCGATCTCTTTGTTACAGGGCAAAGGATAGAGGGTCCAGAGAAGACGGACTATGAAAGCAAATTCGAAGAGATCCCTGAACCTTTCACCAAGGAGGAGAGACTGGAATGGCTGGGCAAACTAACCAACGTGTCGCTATCGTCCGACGCGTTTTTCCCCTTCCCAGATAACGTTTATAGAGCCGTGCAGTCCGGCGTGAAGTTCATTGCTGCCCCATCGGGGTCCGTCATGGACAAAGTTGTGTTTCAAGCGGCGGATTCATTCGATGTTGTCTACGTGGAGAACCCGATCCGTCTGTTCCACCATTAG
- the RPL15A gene encoding 60S ribosomal protein eL15, whose amino-acid sequence MGAYKYLEELQRKKQSDVLRFLQRVRVWEYRQKNVIHRAARPTRPDKARRLGYKAKQGFVIYRVRVRRGNRKRPVPKGATYGKPTNQGVNELKYQRSLRATAEERVGRRAANLRVLNSYWVNQDSTYKYFEVILVDPQHKAIRRDARYNWICNPVHKHREARGLTATGKKSRGINKGHRFNNTKAGRRKTWKKHNTLSLWRYRK is encoded by the coding sequence ATGGGTGCCTACAAATATTTGGAAGaattgcaaagaaagaagcaatCTGATGTTTTGAGATTCTTGCAAAGAGTCAGAGTCTGGGAATACAGACAAAAGAACGTCATTCACAGAGCCGCTAGACCAACTAGACCAGACAAGGCTAGAAGATTAGGTTACAAGGCCAAGCAAGGTTTCGTTATCTACCGTGTCAGAGTCAGACGTGGTAACAGAAAGAGACCTGTTCCAAAGGGTGCCACTTACGGTAAGCCAACAAACCAAGGTGTCAATGAATTGAAATACCAAAGATCCTTGAGAGCTACCGCTGAAGAAAGAGTTGGTCGTCGTGCCGCTAACTTGAGAGTTTTGAACTCTTACTGGGTTAACCAAGATTCTACTTACAAGTACTTCGAAGTTATCTTGGTCGACCCTCAACACAAGGCTATCAGAAGAGATGCTCGTTACAACTGGATCTGTAACCCAGTTCACAAGCACCGTGAAGCTAGAGGTTTGACTGCCACTGGTAAGAAATCCAGAGGTATCAACAAGGGTCACAGATTCAACAACACCAAGGCTGGTAGAAGAAAGACCTGGAAGAAGCACAACACTTTGTCTCTATGGAGATACAGAAAATAA
- the RAD5 gene encoding DNA helicase RAD5, with protein MSQIEQEESKRFFNDELDTSEVSLNFKSENKESFLFANSDNDKESVSVSETPEDEGEKTFPSAVKEVVKDDQDQFIGELQRIIPEMPMSLAVELNEKFSSQSEGLSLALSHYFDHYNGKLGGNLPSSPTQVNTSPDTSISALSPSPSHVRKRKNYGFRNQTRLEDDITWKRFIGALQVTGMATRPTVRPLKYGSQLKLKRSSEEISATKVYDSRGRKKTSMASLVRIYDIQYNREIGRVPEDIAQILYPLLSSSEISFEATLVFCDNKRLSIGDSFILQLDCFLTSTIFEESSNDDLSFMKKRRTERDNKREKDNTRFGRSLTETDEELENRSKRLALLKLFDRLKLKPILDEQKALEKHKIELNSDPEVIDIDDDEINADQVTEVHEDPRNTQHEEETMNLNQLKTFYKAAQSSDSLKSLPETEPSRDVFKLELRNYQKQGLTWMLRREQEFAKAASDEETLETDANMINPLWKQFKWPTDMSWASQKARQDHVNLEDDIFFYANLHSGEFSLAKPILKTMIKGGILSDEMGLGKTVAAYSLILSCPYDTSAVDKKPFDAKTTEGADDIPSSFTSSSQDNKKPYASKTTLIVVPMSLLTQWGNEFTKANNSSDMYHEVYYGGNVSSLKTLLTKTRNPPTVVLTTYGIVQNEWTKHSKGMMTDEDVTITSGLFSVDFYRIIIDEGHNIRNRTTATSKAIMDLQGKCKWVLTGTPIINRLDDLYSLVKFLKLDPWRQINYWKTFVSTPFENKNYKQAFDVVNAILEPVLLRRTKQMKDTDGNLLVELPPKEVVIKKLPFSKSQDVLYKFLLDKAETSVKSGIARGDLLKKYSTILVHILRLRQVCCHPELIGTQDENDEDLSKNNKLVTEQTAELDTLVRVTSERFGSSFTKEDLETVMEKLRFKYPDNESLQLLECSICTAEPINLDNVVFTECGHSFCEKCLFEYVEFQNGKELPLKCPNCREPIDGSRLLALRRQNVSPGNVEFKAYTSASKSSKITALMKELQLLQDSSAGEQVVIFSQFSTYLDILEMELTHAFPNDVAKIYKFDGRLSLKERTSVLADFAVKDYSRQKILLLSLKAGGVGLNLTCASHAYMMDPWWSPSMEDQAIDRLHRIGQTSSVKVVRFIVQNSIEEKMLRIQEKKRTIGEAMDADEDERRKRRIEEIQMLFE; from the coding sequence ATGAGCCAGATCGAGCAGGAGGAAAGCAAAAGGTTTTTCAATGATGAGCTTGATACTTCGGAGGTGTCATTGAATTTTAAATCTGAGAATAAAGAGTCATTTCTATTTGCAAATAGCGATAATGATAAGGAATCCGTATCAGTCAGTGAAACTCCAGAAGACGAAGGTGAAAAAACCTTTCCATCGGCAGTGAAGGAAGTTGTTAAAGATGACCAAGATCAGTTTATTGGGGAGCTTCAGAGAATTATCCCAGAGATGCCAATGAGTCTTGCAGTGGAACTGAATGAAAAGTTCAGTAGCCAGTCTGAAGGGCTCTCTTTGGCATTGTCTCACTACTTTGATCATTATAATGGAAAACTTGGCGGTAATTTGCCGTCTTCCCCAACCCAGGTAAACACAAGCCCTGATACTTCTATTTCAGCCTTATCCCCCTCTCCATCTCATgttagaaaaagaaaaaattacgGTTTCAGAAATCAAACGCGATTAGAAGATGATATTACTTGGAAAAGGTTTATAGGTGCTCTGCAAGTCACTGGTATGGCTACAAGGCCCACCGTTAGACCCCTGAAATACGGTTCTCAGTTAAAGCTAAAAAGATCAAGTGAAGAGATTTCTGCCACCAAAGTTTATGATTCACGAGGCAGGAAGAAAACCTCCATGGCCAGTCTAGTAAGAATATATGATATCCAGTATAATAGAGAAATTGGCCGAGTCCCCGAAGACATCGCTCAAATACTATACCCCCTTTTAAGCTCTTCAGAAATAAGTTTTGAAGCTACGTTAGTCTTTTGCGATAACAAGCGTTTGAGCATAGGTGACAGCTTTATCTTACAATTGGATTGCTTTTTGACCTCCACAATTTTTGAGGAATCATCGAACGATGATCTATCtttcatgaaaaaaagacgtACAGAAAGAGacaataaaagagaaaaagacaatacTAGATTTGGTAGATCATTGACCGAAACCGATGAGGAGCTGGAGAATCGTTCGAAGAGACTGGCTCTACTAAAGTTATTTGATAGGTTGAAACTAAAACCTATTTTGGATGAACAGAAGGCATTAGAAAAGCATAAAATAGAACTTAATAGCGACCCAGAAGTTATTGATATAGATGATGACGAGATAAACGCTGACCAAGTGACTGAGGTCCATGAGGACCCTCGGAATACCCAAcatgaagaagaaacaatgaACCTAAATCAACTGAAAACTTTCTATAAAGCTGCACAATCTTcagattctttgaaaagtttaCCTGAAACAGAGCCTTCCCGTGATGTTTTCAAACTGGAATTACGAAACTATCAAAAGCAAGGTCTTACCTGGATGTTGAGAAGAGAACAAGAATTTGCTAAAGCCGCATCTGATGAGGAGACTTTGGAAACAGATGCTAATATGATAAACCCTTTATGGAAGCAATTTAAATGGCCGACAGATATGTCGTGGGCATCTCAAAAGGCCAGACAAGATCATGTTAATTTGGAAGACgatatattcttttatgCGAACTTGCATTCTGGTGAGTTTTCATTAGCAAAACCTATATTGAAAACGATGATAAAGGGTGGTATCCTATCGGATGAAATGGGTTTGGGTAAAACTGTTGCAGCATATTCACTAATTTTATCTTGTCCTTACGATACCAGTGCTGTCGACAAGAAACCTTTCGATGCTAAGACTACAGAAGGTGCTGATGATATTCCTAGTTCCTTTACATCATCTTCACAAGATAACAAAAAGCCTTATGCATCTAAAACAACTTTAATTGTAGTTCCAATGTCGTTATTGACTCAATGGGGTAACGAGTTCACAAAAGCTAACAATTCGTCTGATATGTATCATGAAGTGTATTATGGTGGGAATGTTTCTAGCTTGAAAACATTACTGACGAAGACTAGGAATCCGCCAACTGTAGTCCTTACTACATATGGTATTGTTCAAAACGAATGGACCAAGCATTCTAAGGGAATGATGACAGATGAGGACGTGACTATAACATCTGGGTTGTTTTCTGTTGACTTTTATCGTATAATTATTGATGAAGGCCATAATATAAGGAACAGAACGACTGCCACATCCAAAGCCATTATGGATTTACAAGGGAAATGTAAATGGGTTTTAACGGGTACACCGATCATTAACAGGCTTGATGATTTGTACAGTCTTGTgaagtttttaaaattaGACCCCTGGCGCCAAATCAACTATTGGAAGACTTTTGTATCAACGccctttgaaaataaaaactatAAACAAGCATTTGATGTGGTGAATGCAATCTTGGAACCTGTCTTAttaagaagaacaaaacagatGAAGGACACAGATGGTAACCTATTAGTAGAGTTGCCGCCAAAGGAAGTCgtcattaaaaaattacCGTTCAGTAAATCTCAGGATGTATTATACAAGTTTCTACTGGATAAAGCTGAAACGTCCGTGAAATCGGGAATTGCACGAGGTGatttgttaaagaaataCTCTACGATTCTTGTTCACATCTTGAGATTAAGACAGGTCTGTTGTCATCCAGAACTTATTGGAACCCAAGATGAGAACGACGAGGATTTGTCCAAGAACAATAAATTAGTTACGGAACAAACTGCGGAGCTCGATACTTTGGTTCGTGTAACCTCCGAAAGATTCGGTAGCTCTTTCACCAAGGAAGATTTAGAAACAGTGATGGAAAAGTTGAGATTTAAGTATCCAGATAATGAATCACTTCAACTGTTGGAATGTTCTATTTGCACAGCGGAACCTATTAACTTGGATAACGTGGTATTCACTGAATGTGGTCACAGTTTTTGCGAAAAATGTTTATTTGAATATGTCGAGTTTCAGAACGGTAAGGAGCTTCCTTTAAAGTGCCCAAACTGTCGTGAACCAATAGATGGGAGTCGTTTACTGGCCTTGAGGCGACAAAATGTCAGTCCAGGAAACGTGGAATTTAAAGCATATACCTCTGCATCGAAGTCAAGTAAGATCACTGCCCTAATGAAGGAGCTTCAATTGCTACAAGATAGTTCCGCAGGTGAACAAGTTGTTATATTTTCCCAATTCTCTACCTACTTGGACATCCTGGAGATGGAACTTACTCACGCTTTCCCCAATGACGTCGCCAAGATCTACAAATTTGATGGCCGTCTTTCTTTAAAAGAAAGGACTAGTGTACTAGCTGATTTCGCTGTTAAGGACTATAGCAGACAGAAAATATTGCTACTGTCACTGAAAGCCGGTGGTGTGGGTTTGAATTTGACTTGTGCATCTCATGCCTACATGATGGACCCATGGTGGTCACCCAGCATGGAAGACCAAGCTATAGATCGGCTCCATAGAATTGGACAGACGAGCAGCGTGAAGGTCGTTAGATTCATTGTTCAAAATAGTATAGAGGAGAAAATGCTGCgcattcaagaaaagaagagaaccATTGGTGAGGCCATGGATGCCGACGAGGAcgaaagaaggaaaagaaggattGAGGAAATCCAAATGCTGTTCGAGTGA
- the RSC58 gene encoding Rsc58p, translating to MTESVDDRTFKDLLVNVQSILIAASVKCRVVDESFPAKFFEKNPDKIYESYCKFIRNRSNSEGSIRNEDKLALTTINKRFEDGEYEPVQGGFYKLYHDIKLVCTMLIHFYPQGTRNYQLVDKFYKFSSELLLRECFRIGIALTQTNKSKSRSGKILGGNEADDYDDDDATELDKTISNDFXKISMNYSLPISQTFHIKTKDMDLFSSIISKSNLDKRPHELPNTNFKINNVIPQTDIENEAPRLGFVGANTSNIPDPTLPPTEMMTRFLHPNWYALPTTVWLKYGNYNSWAPSFNENGTVVDSTTRGLIWLERIGYMDLYETSEKKTTQEEKLDANEDDKNIEQKHDHEVVDGKIDGTESVDDNDDNVSTTSKNTEGTEDNEQTIIKLQNLYNWTPSNYIGDDEVESFQNGTPDKLVSESLLKLKQLRKERILNRVSKPTTEEREVYFKVKRILKEIILAKKVSKLPINSVRAFPVLQTNYNGSIPVVRAQPGRKRKHKK from the coding sequence ATGACGGAAAGCGTGGATGACAGGACTTTCAAAGATCTTTTGGTGAATGTGCAATCCATTCTGATTGCTGCTTCCGTAAAATGTCGCGTAGTAGATGAGAGTTTCCCAGCCAAGttctttgagaaaaatCCGGATAAAATATATGAATCGTATTGTAAGTTCATTAGGAATAGAAGCAACTCGGAAGGCTCCATACGTAATGAGGATAAGCTGGCTTTAACCACCATCAATAAGAGGTTTGAAGATGGAGAGTATGAGCCTGTGCAAGGTGGGTTTTACAAGCTGTATCACGATATCAAATTGGTCTGTACAATGCTCATCCACTTTTACCCGCAGGGCACAAGGAACTACCAGTTAGTTGACAAGTTCTACAAATTCTCCTCTGAACTTTTATTACGGGAATGTTTTAGAATAGGAATTGCCTTAacacaaacaaataaatcGAAGTCAAGAAGTGGGAAGATTTTAGGTGGGAACGAGGCGGATGACtacgatgatgatgatgctACAGAACTAGACAAGACTATCTCCAATGACTTTRTCAAGATCTCTATGAACTATTCTCTACCAATTTCTCAAACATTTCATATAAAAACCAAAGATATGGATCTTTTCTCGTCGATCATTTCTAAATCTAACCTTGATAAAAGACCCCATGAATTGCCCAACACAAACTTTAAAATAAACAATGTCATACCCCAAACTGACATAGAAAATGAAGCCCCTAGATTAGGATTTGTGGGCGCTAATACTAGTAATATTCCGGATCCGACTCTACCACCGACTGAGATGATGACAAGGTTTTTGCATCCTAACTGGTATGCACTACCTACGACTGTTTGGTTGAAATATGGAAACTACAATTCTTGGGCCCCTTCCTTTAATGAAAACGGCACAGTTGTGGACTCAACAACAAGAGGGCTTATTTGGCTTGAAAGAATAGGTTACATGGACTTGTATGAAACaagcgaaaaaaagacgACGCAAGAGGAGAAACTGGATGCgaatgaagatgacaaaaatattgaacAGAAACATGACCATGAGGTTGTTGATGGCAAGATTGATGGTACCGAAAGTGTTGATgacaatgatgataatgtAAGTACCACCTCTAAGAATACTGAGGGCACTGAAGATAACGAACAGACTATAATTAAGCTTCAAAATCTGTATAATTGGACACCATCGAATTATATTGGGGATGATGAAGTCGAAAGCTTCCAAAATGGTACGCCAGATAAGTTAGTTTCAGAGTCCCTTttaaaactaaaacaaTTAAGAAAAGAGCGGATTTTAAATAGAGTTTCCAAGCCCACCACCGAGGAGAGAGAAGTATATTTTAAAGTGAAGAGAATACTAAAGGAAATTATTTTGGCCAAAAAAGTTTCCAAGTTACCAATAAACAGTGTAAGGGCATTCCCAGTCTTACAAACAAACTACAATGGCAGTATACCCGTAGTAAGGGCCCAACCAGGTCGTAAAAGGAAACACAAGAAATGA